From one Fibrobacter sp. genomic stretch:
- the nspC gene encoding carboxynorspermidine decarboxylase, whose translation MLDYTQVPSPCYVLDEARLRRNMEILDDIQKKTGVKIICALKGYSFWRSFPLVGQYLAGATASSLNEARLAKEEMGKEVHVFAPVYEDDEIDEILSYAGHISFNSFSQWQRFKEKTLKAGVSAGIRVNPQFSTVDTDLYNPCGKFSRLGVTEAEFKPELLDGIEGLHFHALCEQDADALEGVLAAFEQHFGKYLPQMKWVNFGGGHHITRKDYHRDELVRILKDFMARYPHLTVIMEPGEAVGWQTGELVASVGDIVHNEMDIAVLNVSISDHMPDCLEMPYRPAITGAGMPGEKKFTYKLAGNSCLAGDQLGDFSFDHPLEVGEKIIFEDMIHYTMVKTTFFNGVRHPSIGKFDEQGKFHLLHKFTYQQFKDKL comes from the coding sequence ATGCTCGATTATACCCAAGTTCCTTCCCCCTGCTATGTTTTGGACGAAGCCCGTCTTCGCCGAAATATGGAAATTCTTGACGATATTCAGAAAAAAACAGGCGTAAAGATCATCTGCGCCCTGAAAGGCTACAGCTTTTGGAGATCTTTCCCCCTGGTCGGCCAATACCTGGCAGGGGCAACAGCAAGCTCCCTGAACGAGGCTAGGCTCGCAAAAGAAGAAATGGGAAAGGAAGTCCATGTCTTCGCCCCGGTATACGAAGACGACGAAATCGACGAAATTCTCTCCTACGCAGGCCACATCAGTTTCAACAGCTTTAGCCAGTGGCAGCGTTTCAAGGAAAAGACCCTTAAGGCAGGTGTCTCCGCAGGCATCCGCGTGAACCCCCAGTTCTCTACGGTAGACACGGACCTCTACAATCCCTGTGGCAAGTTCAGCCGTCTGGGCGTTACCGAGGCCGAATTCAAGCCGGAACTTTTGGACGGAATCGAAGGTTTGCACTTCCACGCCCTCTGTGAACAGGATGCGGACGCCTTGGAAGGCGTCCTCGCCGCCTTCGAGCAGCACTTCGGGAAGTACCTCCCCCAGATGAAATGGGTGAACTTCGGCGGCGGGCACCATATCACCCGTAAGGATTACCACCGCGACGAACTGGTGCGCATCCTGAAAGACTTCATGGCCCGCTACCCCCACCTGACCGTCATCATGGAACCGGGCGAAGCCGTAGGTTGGCAGACCGGTGAACTGGTGGCTTCCGTCGGCGACATCGTCCACAACGAAATGGATATCGCCGTACTGAACGTTTCCATCAGCGACCACATGCCCGACTGCCTCGAAATGCCCTATCGCCCCGCCATTACCGGAGCAGGCATGCCCGGCGAAAAGAAGTTTACGTACAAACTAGCAGGCAATTCCTGCCTGGCTGGCGACCAATTAGGCGACTTCTCCTTTGACCATCCCCTTGAAGTAGGCGAAAAGATCATCTTCGAGGACATGATCCACTACACCATGGTGAAGACAACCTTCTTTAATGGTGTTCGTCATCCAAGCATCGGCAAGTTCGACGAACAGGGCAAGTTCCACCTGCTTCACAAGTTCACCTACCAGCAGTTCAAGGACAAACTTTAA
- the tsaE gene encoding tRNA (adenosine(37)-N6)-threonylcarbamoyltransferase complex ATPase subunit type 1 TsaE, protein MKFTSEEDTYNWAIEFGKTLKPGDKVAMYGNLGAGKTVISRGVCKGLGFSGSVCSPTYTILHEYPNNPPIFHFDLYRLEGGADLYEVGLDPDYLAQGISLIEWPERLEDNDPGITHRITINILSETEREIILEKL, encoded by the coding sequence ATGAAGTTTACATCAGAAGAAGATACTTACAACTGGGCGATTGAATTCGGGAAGACCCTGAAGCCAGGCGATAAGGTTGCCATGTACGGAAACCTTGGCGCTGGCAAGACCGTCATCAGTCGCGGCGTGTGCAAAGGGCTTGGATTTAGCGGTTCCGTTTGCTCTCCCACCTATACAATTCTTCATGAGTATCCCAACAACCCGCCCATTTTCCACTTTGATCTTTACCGCCTAGAAGGAGGCGCTGACCTTTATGAAGTCGGTCTGGACCCCGATTATCTCGCCCAAGGCATCAGCCTCATCGAATGGCCCGAGCGTCTGGAAGACAACGACCCAGGCATTACCCATAGGATAACCATCAATATTCTATCCGAAACGGAGCGAGAGATTATCCTGGAAAAACTTTAA
- a CDS encoding SufE family protein → MSSIVERQNLIREKFGSFTDPDDKWKFLLDLAKAHPGMDASLKAEKFIIVGCASTMYLVPSFDGQVIHFEMDVEGGTTNPLISRGLGALALKVYNDMAPAEILSMDPAFFQDIGLNVGLSPTRSNGFASLIKQIYLYARVYSALAKK, encoded by the coding sequence ATGTCTAGTATCGTAGAACGTCAGAATCTGATTCGCGAAAAGTTCGGGAGTTTTACCGATCCCGATGATAAGTGGAAGTTCCTGTTGGATCTGGCCAAGGCTCATCCTGGAATGGATGCAAGTCTCAAGGCTGAAAAGTTCATTATTGTTGGCTGTGCTTCTACCATGTACCTGGTTCCCAGCTTCGATGGCCAGGTAATCCATTTTGAGATGGACGTGGAAGGCGGTACCACGAATCCTCTGATCAGCCGCGGTCTTGGAGCCCTGGCTCTCAAGGTCTATAATGATATGGCTCCTGCTGAGATCCTTTCTATGGATCCGGCCTTCTTCCAGGATATCGGTTTGAACGTTGGCCTTTCTCCTACAAGATCCAACGGTTTTGCCAGCCTGATCAAGCAGATTTATTTGTACGCTAGGGTGTACTCAGCCCTTGCAAAGAAGTAA